A genome region from Verrucomicrobiota bacterium includes the following:
- a CDS encoding ferritin-like domain-containing protein has translation MELRECAEKILFSADLESKLGAPGNWSDERPGAGIKAPAMPSRLPELRFKTGSDGRGSFPRGLLRGDRERGQALHFFANHELLAVELMALVLLKFPDAPPEFRQGVWRTLRDEQDHTRLYLARMKACGVCFGELPLSGFFWRCVSRMESPMDYVAGLSLTFEQANLDFCQQFSRAFGEAGDQETADLLQGIYRDEIGHVALGWKWFQHWKSAGASDWEAFRGLLKFPLSPRRAKGDEFNAEGRRRAGLNEGFISELAVFSMSKGRTPSVFWFNPFEELRMDAGPGFQLSKMQADFARDLGALPMYLARRDDVVLVPERPSREFLSARQAQGFDLPEFEVTSTGVPDPFSPLRTRKLGEWRPWSKGPEEAAHAAALGLDQEASGDSFDSRKRTCFSKAWSARFLREWLETSECCSGLIDRDAVGREVSTLAEASAVIATWRNAGWHRLVVKREHGFAGQNALRLWEPEVLAPQWRWIQSSLAGGRLLVIEPWLDRVVEFSVQCEARESGLEVLGYTGLKCDHRGQFEFNWAGPDFAKRPPREVLRELPSWPPPALTWPAVFARLGEALGPRLRELGYRGAVGIDAFVFRDRDGVARVKPVVEINPRYTMGRVTLELMRFVAPGSRATLRLKSAREAQKGGASLADWAREEERRLPVRLKGTPKGRIAEGFVPLTDPTTARRTMAGLWVEARD, from the coding sequence ATGGAACTTCGTGAGTGCGCCGAGAAGATTCTGTTCAGCGCTGATTTGGAGTCGAAGCTCGGCGCTCCCGGGAACTGGAGCGACGAGCGGCCCGGTGCCGGAATCAAAGCGCCGGCGATGCCGTCCAGGCTTCCAGAACTGCGATTCAAGACGGGGAGCGACGGGCGGGGAAGTTTTCCGCGGGGGCTGCTGCGGGGCGATCGCGAGCGTGGGCAGGCGCTTCATTTTTTCGCGAATCACGAACTGCTGGCGGTGGAACTCATGGCGTTGGTGCTGCTGAAATTTCCGGACGCGCCTCCGGAGTTTCGGCAAGGCGTGTGGCGTACGTTGCGAGACGAGCAGGACCACACGCGGCTCTATCTGGCGCGGATGAAGGCCTGCGGAGTTTGTTTCGGTGAACTGCCCCTGAGCGGTTTCTTCTGGCGCTGTGTGTCCCGCATGGAGAGTCCGATGGATTACGTCGCGGGTTTGAGCCTGACCTTTGAGCAAGCCAACCTCGATTTCTGCCAGCAATTTTCGCGAGCCTTTGGGGAAGCGGGAGATCAGGAGACGGCGGATTTGTTGCAAGGCATCTACCGGGACGAGATCGGGCATGTGGCTCTCGGCTGGAAATGGTTTCAGCACTGGAAATCGGCGGGCGCGAGCGATTGGGAGGCGTTTCGGGGTCTGCTGAAGTTTCCTCTTTCACCGCGGAGGGCGAAGGGCGATGAATTCAATGCGGAAGGACGGCGGCGAGCGGGACTGAACGAGGGGTTCATCTCTGAACTCGCAGTGTTTTCGATGTCGAAGGGAAGGACTCCCTCGGTGTTTTGGTTCAATCCCTTCGAGGAGTTGAGAATGGACGCGGGCCCCGGATTTCAATTGTCCAAGATGCAGGCGGATTTCGCGAGGGACTTGGGGGCGCTGCCGATGTACCTGGCGAGGCGGGACGACGTGGTGCTGGTTCCGGAGCGTCCATCGCGGGAGTTTCTTTCGGCCCGGCAGGCGCAGGGCTTCGATTTACCGGAGTTCGAGGTCACCTCCACCGGGGTGCCGGACCCGTTCAGTCCGTTACGAACACGAAAACTGGGGGAATGGCGTCCCTGGTCGAAGGGTCCGGAAGAGGCTGCTCATGCCGCCGCTTTGGGGTTGGACCAGGAAGCGTCGGGAGATTCCTTTGATTCCCGGAAGCGAACGTGTTTCTCGAAGGCATGGAGTGCGCGTTTTTTGCGGGAATGGCTTGAGACCTCCGAGTGCTGCAGCGGTTTGATCGATCGCGACGCGGTGGGGAGGGAAGTCTCGACGCTGGCTGAGGCGTCGGCGGTGATTGCAACCTGGAGGAACGCGGGATGGCACCGGTTAGTCGTGAAGCGCGAGCACGGTTTCGCGGGGCAAAATGCCCTCCGATTATGGGAACCGGAGGTGCTGGCTCCCCAGTGGCGGTGGATTCAGTCCAGTTTGGCTGGCGGAAGATTGCTCGTGATTGAACCGTGGCTGGACCGCGTGGTGGAGTTCTCGGTCCAGTGTGAAGCGAGGGAAAGCGGCTTGGAGGTTTTGGGCTACACCGGCTTGAAGTGCGATCATCGGGGGCAGTTTGAGTTCAATTGGGCGGGTCCGGATTTCGCGAAGCGGCCGCCTCGGGAGGTGTTGCGGGAACTTCCCTCCTGGCCTCCGCCCGCTTTGACGTGGCCGGCGGTCTTTGCGCGGTTGGGGGAGGCTCTGGGACCGAGATTGCGAGAGTTGGGATATCGAGGAGCGGTGGGGATTGATGCTTTCGTGTTTCGAGACCGGGACGGCGTGGCGCGGGTTAAGCCCGTGGTGGAGATCAATCCTCGCTACACCATGGGGAGAGTGACGTTGGAGCTGATGCGGTTCGTGGCTCCTGGTTCCCGCGCGACGCTTCGGCTGAAAAGCGCGCGGGAGGCTCAGAAGGGAGGGGCTTCGTTGGCGGATTGGGCTCGGGAAGAGGAGCGCCGTCTGCCCGTGCGGTTAAAGGGAACGCCGAAGGGAAGGATCGCCGAAGGGTTTGTTCCTTTGACCGACCCGACGACGGCCCGACGCACGATGGCGGGCTTGTGGGTGGAAGCGCGGGATTGA
- a CDS encoding HlyC/CorC family transporter, giving the protein MSIGLSWQVAGLLALVVVNAIFVAAEFALIRLRETQLHPLVKKGNKRAGIALRLIRNIEPCLSATQLGITLCGLGIGGMATTVFAGVLSPVFDVLGVTNQAVRTVSVVLFGLFANTLLLIVAGELVPKAVAIRRTLTTALWIVHPLDWFYRLSYPFIWLLNHAAQWILGFLGVEEGGKSGQGQSEEEMRLMLASNGSPGGDGTFGRNVVLNAFDLKRRVVREVMRPRREITVFNTRDSLAACLDIAEQTRFSRFPLCEEGDVDRTLGLIHIKDLHAMRRPEGTGADLAPVARGLIYVPPSARLERVLQLLLDRKLHMALVVDEHGGTVGLITLENILEELVGQIQDEFDQEKPLLSRLDSRTWEASGELPLHDLEELLGEKLSSADSATVTGFFTERLGGFPKAGDKLTVGSYELLVEQTEGARVEKLRIVRTEV; this is encoded by the coding sequence TTGTCCATCGGATTGAGCTGGCAAGTGGCGGGGTTGCTGGCGTTGGTGGTGGTGAATGCGATCTTTGTGGCGGCGGAGTTTGCCCTGATCCGGCTGCGGGAGACGCAGTTGCACCCGTTGGTGAAAAAGGGCAACAAACGGGCGGGCATCGCTCTTCGGCTCATTCGCAACATCGAGCCGTGTTTGAGCGCGACGCAGCTTGGCATCACCCTGTGTGGTCTGGGGATCGGAGGCATGGCCACGACTGTATTTGCCGGCGTCCTGTCGCCGGTTTTCGACGTGCTGGGGGTGACGAATCAGGCGGTGCGAACCGTTTCGGTCGTGTTGTTCGGACTTTTTGCGAACACGTTGCTGTTGATCGTGGCCGGCGAGTTGGTGCCCAAAGCGGTGGCGATCCGCCGGACCCTGACGACGGCCCTGTGGATTGTCCACCCGTTGGATTGGTTTTACCGGCTGAGTTATCCGTTTATTTGGCTGTTGAACCACGCTGCGCAGTGGATCCTGGGATTTCTGGGGGTCGAAGAAGGGGGGAAATCGGGACAGGGTCAGAGCGAGGAAGAAATGCGGTTGATGCTGGCGTCGAATGGATCGCCTGGCGGGGACGGGACGTTTGGCCGGAACGTGGTGTTGAACGCGTTTGATCTGAAGCGGCGTGTCGTGCGGGAAGTGATGCGTCCCCGGCGCGAGATTACGGTGTTCAATACTCGAGACTCGCTTGCCGCGTGCCTGGACATTGCGGAGCAAACTCGTTTCAGCCGGTTTCCGTTGTGCGAGGAGGGAGACGTGGATCGAACCCTCGGTTTGATCCATATCAAGGATTTGCACGCCATGCGACGGCCGGAGGGCACGGGCGCCGACCTGGCGCCGGTGGCGCGCGGATTGATTTATGTGCCGCCGTCGGCCCGATTGGAACGTGTGCTGCAGTTGTTGCTGGACCGGAAACTGCATATGGCCCTGGTGGTGGACGAGCACGGGGGCACGGTCGGGCTGATCACGCTGGAGAATATTTTGGAGGAGTTGGTGGGCCAGATCCAGGACGAGTTCGATCAGGAAAAGCCGTTGCTGTCGCGTCTGGATTCGCGCACTTGGGAAGCGTCGGGCGAGTTGCCGCTGCATGATCTGGAAGAATTGCTGGGGGAAAAACTGAGTTCGGCGGACAGCGCCACGGTGACAGGCTTTTTTACTGAACGATTGGGGGGATTTCCCAAGGCAGGGGACAAACTCACCGTGGGATCCTACGAACTGCTCGTGGAGCAGACGGAGGGAGCGAGGGTGGAGAAGCTGAGGATTGTGCGGACGGAAGTTTGA
- a CDS encoding DUF21 domain-containing protein, producing MTGDIPVWGAGVMAGCLGLSFLLSGMESGVFALSRLRIRQLMRTGSRSARILNGYLENSENFLWAILVGNTLANFITFTLAVYAVDGWIGLDRVWAWCLLLGAGCLFYMLFDLLPKMLFQRFPNRLCLVLARPFRGIELLLRPGVRAAAWVARGLLRRVGGKAFTGSLFGDREEWRQFMAKGGRGLTDDEQGMVQRVLELQHRVARQAMTPLDKVWGADANETLAEVFERAKDRFVQAVPVWKGEGKRAEILGVLPLRHLLYESCLDRSRRVGQLTQNALFVEESTRLDEVLRRMQKGGQRLAVVRDEKGKPAGVLALSDVLLSVFGEVSL from the coding sequence GTGACCGGCGACATTCCGGTTTGGGGCGCGGGGGTGATGGCGGGTTGCCTTGGGCTTTCGTTTTTATTGTCGGGGATGGAGTCCGGCGTGTTTGCGCTGAGCCGGTTGCGCATCCGGCAGTTGATGCGCACGGGGAGCCGGAGCGCGCGCATCCTCAACGGTTATTTAGAGAATTCGGAGAATTTCTTGTGGGCGATCCTGGTGGGAAACACCCTCGCGAATTTCATTACGTTTACCCTGGCGGTTTACGCCGTGGACGGTTGGATCGGATTGGATCGGGTGTGGGCTTGGTGTTTGTTGTTGGGAGCGGGCTGTTTGTTTTACATGCTGTTTGATTTGCTGCCGAAGATGTTATTTCAGCGGTTCCCGAACCGGCTCTGTCTGGTGCTGGCCCGGCCTTTTCGCGGTATCGAACTGTTGTTGCGTCCGGGGGTGAGGGCGGCGGCCTGGGTGGCGCGAGGGTTGTTGAGGCGGGTTGGGGGAAAGGCGTTCACGGGCAGCTTGTTTGGCGATCGTGAGGAATGGCGTCAATTCATGGCGAAGGGTGGACGCGGGTTGACGGACGATGAGCAAGGCATGGTGCAGCGGGTTTTGGAGTTGCAGCATCGCGTCGCGAGGCAGGCCATGACGCCGCTGGACAAGGTTTGGGGGGCGGACGCGAATGAGACGTTGGCGGAGGTTTTCGAGCGGGCCAAGGATCGATTTGTTCAGGCGGTGCCGGTGTGGAAAGGGGAGGGCAAGCGTGCGGAGATTCTGGGAGTCTTGCCGTTGAGGCATTTGCTTTATGAGTCCTGCCTGGATCGTTCGCGGCGGGTTGGGCAGCTCACTCAGAACGCTTTATTTGTGGAAGAGAGCACGAGACTGGACGAGGTGTTGCGACGGATGCAGAAGGGGGGACAACGGCTGGCCGTGGTGAGAGACGAGAAGGGGAAGCCTGCGGGCGTGTTAGCGCTTTCCGACGTGCTGCTGTCGGTTTTTGGGGAGGTTAGCCTGTGA
- a CDS encoding HlyC/CorC family transporter, producing the protein MSLAVSVLLMLVAACASCFFALAETALMALGGWRSRELGARGGSHSTALTALLAAPQDYLASLVLGSNFANAMMVALGCWVARERDWPWWTVLPLLAVWILLVCEIAPKALALRDPSRWAERLARPTLGFERGTRLFRRGAQKLNEWILAALLPRSVRPRTGISDEEYKELIELAYTQGALDPSEKEIILQIIGLDRRTARDIMRPRAQMACIPDTLSIEEMMVEARRHKLRRIPVYDGSPDTIVGVLNTQRLLADPQVDLMEAFETPSFVPASMNLLQLFKSLQRQKRGLAIVVDEFGGTAGVVRMEDILEEMLGPLRETSGKEAAVLRKLQAGKWEAGGGVLLEDLEKELGSIPLPPGVATVGGLLLHTLEVVPSPGEFVTLGGFKWTVTKAEPRRVREVLIEAEAGRHLSVRPEGGKL; encoded by the coding sequence ATGTCCTTGGCCGTGTCAGTCTTGTTGATGCTTGTGGCGGCATGCGCGAGTTGTTTCTTCGCGCTGGCTGAGACCGCCCTGATGGCCCTGGGCGGCTGGCGGTCCCGCGAATTGGGGGCGCGGGGCGGAAGTCACTCGACGGCGCTCACGGCGCTGCTGGCGGCGCCGCAGGATTACCTGGCGAGCCTCGTATTAGGGAGCAATTTCGCGAACGCCATGATGGTGGCGCTTGGCTGCTGGGTGGCGAGGGAAAGGGATTGGCCGTGGTGGACGGTGCTTCCGCTGCTGGCGGTGTGGATTCTGCTCGTCTGTGAAATCGCCCCCAAAGCGCTGGCGTTGCGCGATCCAAGCCGGTGGGCGGAGCGTTTGGCGCGTCCGACGCTGGGGTTTGAAAGGGGGACCCGGTTGTTCCGCCGCGGGGCGCAAAAACTGAACGAATGGATTCTCGCGGCGTTGCTTCCCCGCTCCGTGCGTCCGCGGACGGGCATTTCCGATGAGGAATACAAGGAGTTGATCGAGTTGGCCTACACTCAGGGCGCGCTGGATCCCTCGGAGAAAGAAATCATTTTGCAGATTATCGGACTGGACCGGCGCACCGCCCGCGACATCATGCGTCCGCGAGCCCAGATGGCATGCATTCCCGACACGCTTTCCATTGAGGAGATGATGGTGGAGGCGCGCCGGCACAAGTTGCGGAGGATTCCCGTGTATGACGGTTCGCCGGACACGATTGTGGGGGTTTTGAACACTCAACGTTTGCTGGCGGATCCGCAGGTGGACCTGATGGAGGCGTTCGAGACTCCTTCGTTCGTGCCGGCCAGCATGAATTTGCTGCAACTTTTCAAGAGCTTACAGCGGCAGAAGCGGGGATTGGCGATCGTGGTGGACGAGTTTGGCGGCACGGCGGGAGTGGTGCGCATGGAGGATATTCTGGAGGAGATGCTGGGTCCCTTGAGGGAGACATCCGGAAAGGAGGCGGCGGTGTTGCGCAAGCTCCAGGCAGGAAAGTGGGAGGCGGGAGGAGGCGTGCTTTTGGAGGATCTGGAGAAGGAACTGGGTTCGATTCCTTTGCCGCCGGGAGTGGCCACGGTGGGAGGGTTGTTGTTGCACACACTGGAAGTGGTGCCCTCGCCGGGGGAATTCGTGACCTTGGGCGGATTCAAGTGGACGGTGACCAAGGCAGAGCCGAGGAGGGTGCGTGAGGTGTTGATTGAAGCGGAAGCGGGGCGGCACCTTTCGGTCCGGCCGGAGGGGGGAAAGTTGTGA